In Agrobacterium sp. RAC06, a single window of DNA contains:
- a CDS encoding acyl carrier protein has protein sequence MSDIAERVKKIVVDHLGVDAEKVVEGASFIDDLGADSLDTVELVMAFEEEFGVEIPDDAADSILTVGDAVKFIEKAQA, from the coding sequence ATGAGCGATATCGCAGAACGCGTGAAGAAAATTGTAGTTGATCATCTCGGCGTTGACGCTGAAAAGGTCGTCGAAGGCGCGAGCTTCATCGACGATCTGGGCGCTGACTCGCTCGACACCGTCGAACTCGTCATGGCCTTCGAAGAAGAATTCGGCGTCGAGATCCCGGACGATGCAGCTGACTCGATCCTGACGGTCGGCGACGCTGTCAAGTTCATCGAGAAGGCCCAGGCCTGA